A single genomic interval of Candidatus Woesearchaeota archaeon harbors:
- a CDS encoding HEPN domain-containing protein — MIGPFNRIMLEEVKRWISKAESDLKNAEDNLNINNYELSSFLSQQAVEKALKSLQIKTEKKFTKTHDILFLAKKLNLPKKLLNHCDKLNPVYIETRYPDASGEFASYTKEESEEDLGSAKEVLAWIGKKL; from the coding sequence ATGATAGGCCCATTCAATCGCATTATGTTAGAAGAAGTTAAAAGGTGGATTTCAAAGGCAGAATCTGATTTAAAAAATGCTGAAGATAACCTCAATATTAACAATTATGAGCTATCCTCTTTCCTAAGCCAGCAGGCTGTGGAAAAAGCCCTCAAATCTCTACAGATTAAAACAGAAAAAAAATTTACAAAAACGCACGATATTCTTTTTCTGGCAAAAAAACTTAATTTACCGAAGAAATTGCTAAATCACTGTGATAAACTCAATCCTGTTTACATTGAAACTAGATATCCTGACGCCAGTGGTGAATTTGCCTCTTATACAAAGGAGGAATCAGAAGAGGATCTTGGGTCTGCCAAAGAGGTATTGGCATGGATAGGAAAAAAGCTTTAA
- a CDS encoding PHP domain-containing protein gives MRKYDLHIHSTYSPCSIIQPITILKRAKKAGLDGIAVTDHNTIKGSIETRKLNKDKGFEVITASEVRTDKGDILALYIQEDIKNTEIMECIDEIKAQGGIIVIAHPFRNIPWLRFNYPIKKIKNKIDAVETFNSRNILFGNKKAEKTADSLNIAKIGASDAHIPLDIGKGYTVFESDLRKAIKERATMPKGTSRYGLLSGIVSSANKRILYPLKVKKK, from the coding sequence ATGAGGAAATATGACCTTCATATACATTCAACTTACTCGCCCTGCAGCATAATTCAGCCAATAACAATACTAAAGCGGGCAAAGAAAGCAGGCCTCGATGGAATAGCAGTAACAGACCACAACACTATAAAAGGCAGCATAGAAACAAGGAAGCTGAACAAGGACAAAGGATTTGAGGTAATTACTGCCAGCGAAGTAAGGACGGATAAGGGCGACATATTAGCGCTTTACATACAGGAAGACATAAAAAATACAGAAATAATGGAATGCATAGATGAGATAAAGGCGCAGGGCGGCATAATCGTGATTGCCCATCCTTTCAGGAACATTCCCTGGCTGAGATTCAATTATCCCATAAAAAAAATAAAGAATAAGATAGACGCTGTAGAAACATTCAACTCAAGAAACATATTATTTGGGAATAAAAAAGCCGAAAAAACAGCAGATTCGCTAAATATAGCAAAAATCGGGGCAAGCGATGCCCATATTCCTTTGGATATAGGAAAAGGCTATACAGTTTTTGAATCTGATCTAAGAAAAGCAATAAAGGAAAGGGCAACAATGCCTAAAGGAACAAGCCGCTATGGCTTATTATCAGGCATTGTATCATCAGCCAATAAAAGGATATTATATCCGCTAAAGGTGAAAAAGAAATGA
- a CDS encoding AAA family ATPase — translation MITKAELREIVLKHQQELKKDLGIKRDFQIKLLKKFITIISGIRRCGKSTLIRQFLKEKSPIYYLYFEDISLSKFELKDFSKLDGLFIELLGENGIYFFDEIQNIKGWEIYARSLVDAGKQVIITGSNASMLSKELGTRLTGRNLRYELYPFSFNEFLKLRRTKPNIKNFEAYMKEGGFPEYIKLKDQDILRNLFEDIFYRDIVVRNDIRNETELKSLLYYLISNIGKEVSYNKLKDMVNVGSTNTITQFIHAFTQAYMLFPLNKFDFSYKKQIVNPKKIYCIDNALILLNAFSFSKNKGRLLENLVFISLKREGKEIYYHKNKKECDFIIKKGDKISEAIQVCYELSEDNREREIEGIIEAIKSYQLKQGSILTYNEEDELEIDGKRIFIKPVWKWLLER, via the coding sequence ATGATCACTAAAGCTGAACTAAGGGAAATAGTCTTAAAGCACCAACAGGAATTGAAAAAAGATTTAGGTATCAAAAGAGATTTTCAGATAAAATTACTAAAAAAATTCATAACAATAATTTCGGGGATAAGAAGGTGTGGCAAATCCACGCTAATAAGGCAATTCCTAAAAGAAAAATCACCCATATATTATCTCTATTTTGAAGATATTTCCTTGAGTAAGTTTGAATTAAAGGACTTTTCAAAATTAGACGGCTTATTTATAGAGCTTTTAGGTGAAAATGGGATATACTTTTTTGATGAAATACAGAACATTAAAGGGTGGGAGATTTATGCAAGGTCTCTCGTAGACGCAGGAAAACAAGTTATAATCACTGGCTCAAACGCATCCATGTTAAGCAAAGAGCTGGGAACAAGACTCACCGGAAGAAACTTAAGATACGAACTTTATCCCTTTTCTTTTAACGAGTTTTTGAAGCTAAGGAGAACAAAACCGAATATTAAGAACTTTGAAGCATATATGAAAGAAGGAGGATTTCCTGAATATATTAAGCTGAAAGATCAGGATATTTTAAGAAATCTTTTTGAAGATATTTTCTATAGGGACATAGTTGTAAGGAATGACATTAGAAATGAGACTGAATTAAAAAGTCTGCTTTATTATCTTATATCAAATATAGGAAAGGAAGTATCTTATAATAAGTTAAAAGATATGGTTAATGTCGGATCAACTAATACTATAACACAATTCATACATGCATTCACGCAAGCTTATATGTTATTCCCTTTAAACAAGTTCGACTTTTCATACAAGAAACAGATAGTGAACCCTAAGAAAATATACTGCATAGACAATGCATTGATTCTTCTAAATGCTTTTTCCTTTTCTAAGAATAAAGGCAGGCTATTAGAGAATTTGGTTTTTATTAGCCTAAAAAGAGAAGGAAAAGAAATATATTATCATAAAAATAAAAAAGAATGTGATTTTATTATTAAAAAGGGGGATAAAATCAGTGAAGCGATTCAAGTATGCTATGAACTAAGTGAAGACAATCGCGAGAGGGAAATAGAAGGAATTATAGAAGCAATAAAGTCTTATCAATTAAAACAAGGTTCAATATTGACCTATAATGAAGAAGACGAATTAGAAATTGATGGAAAAAGAATATTCATAAAGCCTGTCTGGAAATGGCTATTAGAGAGATAA
- a CDS encoding CDP-2,3-bis-(O-geranylgeranyl)-sn-glycerol synthase — MILLLLQSIYFIVPAYFANMAPVIAKRLRILKEISHPVDMNTKLEDGKPLFGRHKTYRGIIVAVITGILFAYVQKALYSIAFFRDISIIDYSNPALLGILLGAGAITGDLLKSFFKRRINIRPGRPFIPFDQVDFVIGAYIFAYPAYAEAISFRLTLSSLIASFVLHIAVNHLAYYLKIRKEKW, encoded by the coding sequence ATGATCCTGCTGCTGCTTCAAAGCATATATTTTATCGTGCCTGCTTATTTTGCAAACATGGCTCCGGTGATAGCTAAAAGGCTCAGAATCTTAAAAGAGATCAGCCATCCCGTAGACATGAATACTAAATTAGAGGACGGCAAGCCCCTGTTCGGCAGGCACAAGACATACAGGGGGATAATAGTTGCAGTAATCACCGGCATTTTGTTTGCATATGTCCAAAAAGCACTATACAGCATAGCATTCTTCAGGGATATAAGTATTATAGATTACTCAAATCCTGCTCTGTTGGGAATCCTGCTTGGAGCAGGCGCTATTACAGGAGACCTTCTGAAAAGCTTTTTCAAGAGGAGGATAAATATAAGGCCCGGGAGGCCATTCATACCTTTCGACCAGGTTGATTTTGTCATCGGGGCTTATATATTCGCCTATCCTGCCTATGCAGAAGCAATTTCATTCCGATTGACGCTTTCCTCATTAATAGCTTCCTTTGTTCTGCATATTGCAGTAAACCACTTAGCATACTACCTAAAAATCAGGAAAGAAAAATGGTAA
- a CDS encoding radical SAM protein, giving the protein MYMKVIFPHVFFRLNCFIKVFLILRNFILSAALQLMQAVYPNIFIQWHAFIFMAYTILDCYTDEPAGLGVPPYLGTYPRYIYGYLKSEDFEVNYITIDDLRLFRLSKMRKQRKTDIRVYNLTRNFDGINRVLNSTDEMIIVLGVHTPGKYLSALPATLNEALKLVRGLKFRKILTGPAVFGTASEGGRFYEKADLGKFDSIEKFDFSYSKVKEYSVLGAEIILQIPDLRIVEIETGHGCTRPKGCSFCMEPLKHKLEFRNKKDIIDEIGSFYDLGVRDFRLGKQSCFYTYPDAVGLLNEIRGRFPDLRTLHIDNANPNMVLKKEKVTEAIVKNCTSGNVAAFGVESFDPDVISANNLNCNPSDVYSAVKVLNEYGKEVGSNGMPKFLPGLNILFGLGKESKQTHVENMKWLTKILENDLLLRRINIRQVNIFEGTPLFDFVGNKFLKKNKKHYWKWRNEIRQKIDFPMLKKMLPLGSVLRDVRMEVHDGNHTFGRQIGTYPLIVGVNKKLELKKFYNIKVVGHMLRSVVGEAV; this is encoded by the coding sequence ATGTATATGAAGGTCATATTTCCTCATGTTTTCTTTAGGTTAAACTGCTTTATTAAGGTTTTCCTTATTTTGAGAAATTTCATACTTTCTGCTGCCTTACAGCTTATGCAGGCTGTTTATCCAAACATTTTTATTCAGTGGCATGCTTTTATTTTTATGGCTTACACAATACTTGACTGCTATACTGATGAGCCTGCGGGCCTGGGAGTTCCGCCTTATCTGGGAACTTATCCCAGGTATATATACGGCTACCTGAAATCCGAGGATTTTGAGGTTAACTATATCACGATAGATGATTTAAGGCTTTTCAGGCTTTCTAAGATGAGAAAGCAGCGGAAGACAGATATCAGGGTATATAACTTAACCAGGAATTTTGATGGGATTAATAGGGTTTTGAATTCCACCGATGAAATGATAATAGTGCTGGGAGTGCACACACCGGGAAAATACCTTTCTGCACTGCCTGCAACCCTGAATGAAGCTTTGAAACTGGTGAGGGGGCTTAAATTCAGGAAGATTTTGACCGGGCCTGCTGTTTTCGGAACCGCTTCGGAAGGCGGCAGGTTTTATGAAAAGGCAGATTTAGGCAAATTTGATTCTATAGAAAAATTTGACTTCAGCTACAGCAAGGTAAAGGAATATTCTGTTTTGGGAGCTGAGATTATTTTACAGATACCTGATTTGAGGATTGTGGAGATTGAAACAGGGCACGGCTGTACTCGCCCTAAAGGGTGCAGCTTCTGCATGGAGCCCTTGAAGCATAAGCTTGAGTTCAGAAACAAGAAGGACATTATTGATGAGATCGGATCTTTTTATGATTTGGGTGTGCGCGATTTTCGGCTTGGAAAGCAGAGCTGTTTCTATACCTATCCTGATGCTGTTGGTTTGTTAAATGAGATTAGGGGAAGATTTCCTGACCTGCGTACATTGCATATAGACAATGCTAACCCAAATATGGTCCTTAAGAAAGAGAAGGTTACTGAAGCTATTGTCAAGAATTGTACCTCGGGTAATGTAGCTGCTTTTGGAGTGGAAAGCTTTGATCCTGATGTTATCTCAGCCAATAACCTGAATTGCAATCCTTCTGATGTTTATTCTGCTGTTAAGGTGTTGAATGAATATGGCAAGGAGGTTGGCTCAAACGGCATGCCTAAGTTTTTGCCCGGGTTGAATATATTGTTTGGTTTGGGCAAGGAGAGTAAGCAGACGCATGTTGAGAACATGAAATGGCTGACTAAGATTCTTGAGAATGATTTGCTGCTGCGCCGTATAAATATAAGGCAGGTTAATATTTTTGAGGGCACACCGCTTTTTGATTTTGTCGGGAATAAGTTTCTGAAGAAAAACAAGAAGCATTACTGGAAATGGAGGAACGAGATAAGGCAGAAGATTGATTTTCCGATGCTTAAGAAAATGCTTCCTTTGGGAAGTGTTTTGAGAGATGTCCGGATGGAAGTCCATGACGGCAACCATACTTTTGGAAGGCAGATCGGGACCTATCCTTTAATCGTTGGCGTTAATAAGAAATTAGAATTAAAAAAATTCTATAATATTAAAGTTGTTGGGCATATGCTGAGGAGCGTTGTTGGGGAGGCTGTTTGA